The Deltaproteobacteria bacterium genome window below encodes:
- the menB gene encoding 1,4-dihydroxy-2-naphthoyl-CoA synthase, which produces MAMIEWTEAGQFTDIKYHKTDGIAKITINRPEVRNAFRPLTVEEMIRALDEARNDPTIGVVILTGEGKEAFCSGGDQKVRGDSGYKDAAGVHRLNVLDFQRQMRSCPMPVIAMVAGYAVGGGHVLHVMCDLTIAADNAIFGQTGPRVGSFDGGYGATYLARIVGQKKAREIWYLCRQYNAQEALDMGLVNAVVPYERLEEETVQWCREILAKSPIAIRCLKAAFNADCDGQAGLQELAGNATMLFYMTEEGQEGRNAFVEKRQPDFSKFPRRP; this is translated from the coding sequence ATAGCCATGATCGAATGGACCGAGGCGGGACAGTTCACCGACATCAAGTACCACAAGACCGACGGCATCGCGAAGATCACCATCAACCGTCCGGAGGTGCGCAACGCCTTCCGGCCGCTGACGGTTGAGGAGATGATCCGGGCACTGGACGAGGCGCGCAACGACCCGACCATCGGCGTGGTGATCCTCACCGGCGAGGGCAAGGAAGCGTTCTGCTCCGGCGGCGACCAGAAGGTGCGCGGGGATTCCGGCTACAAGGACGCGGCCGGCGTGCACCGGCTGAACGTGCTGGATTTCCAGCGCCAGATGCGCAGTTGCCCCATGCCGGTCATCGCCATGGTGGCGGGTTACGCCGTGGGCGGCGGCCACGTGTTGCACGTCATGTGCGACCTCACCATCGCCGCGGACAACGCCATCTTCGGGCAGACCGGCCCACGGGTGGGCTCCTTCGACGGCGGCTACGGCGCCACCTACCTGGCGCGCATCGTCGGCCAGAAGAAGGCGCGCGAGATCTGGTACCTGTGCCGGCAGTACAATGCCCAGGAGGCCCTGGACATGGGTCTGGTGAACGCGGTGGTGCCCTACGAGCGGCTCGAGGAGGAGACGGTCCAGTGGTGCCGCGAGATCCTCGCCAAGTCGCCCATCGCCATCCGCTGCCTCAAGGCCGCGTTCAACGCCGACTGCGACGGCCAGGCCGGCCTGCAGGAACTGGCCGGCAACGCCACCATGCTCTTCTACATGACCGAAGAAGGGCAGGAGGGGCGCAACGCGTTCGTCGAGAAACGCCAGCCTGACTTCTCCAAGTTCCCCAGGCGTCCCTGA
- the menD gene encoding 2-succinyl-5-enolpyruvyl-6-hydroxy-3-cyclohexene-1-carboxylic-acid synthase gives MIQAANLNHLWAALLVEELVRNGVDTFCIAPGSRSTPLVVAVARNPRARAIVHYDERGAAFHALGHGRATGTPAVVVTTSGSALANVWPAVVEASLERVPLLVLSGDRPPELQDAGANQTMDQVKFFGGYAAWSATLPCPSTDVDPAVMLTTVDQAVSRCRGPAGGAVHINCMFREPLAPTEQVQDFEAYLEPVRAWHDGGHAYTRYESAPLRRAPELPVELAELVARRPRGLLVAGGLASATECVAVAGLAGALGWPFLPDVTSGLRLDGNTATLVPYHEVLLGSTEFMRDHPVEAVIHLGGRWTSRRLPDYLEVAPPKDYVVVNEQPDRVDPIHRATLRFRLPVAEFCEALRALVGNAGTAVDAASGTAPKETGGAPDTGWLASWRQASEHVGARLDELLTRDRTLNEPKVARLVSRHIGGGEGLYLASSMPVRDMDTFGCPRPDPVVVAANRGASGVDGTIATATGFARGLGKCVTLVIGDQAFLHDLNSLGLCRSLDHPFVIVVLNNDGGGIFSFLPIARFQDVFEPYFGASHGMTFEHAAALFGLEYAGPSTADEFVDAYAQARGRGGATVIEVRTARQDNVDLHASLRREALEGLTSISCRT, from the coding sequence ATGATCCAGGCCGCCAACCTCAACCACCTTTGGGCAGCGCTGCTCGTCGAGGAACTGGTGCGCAACGGGGTCGACACCTTCTGCATCGCTCCCGGCTCCCGCAGCACGCCCCTGGTGGTGGCCGTGGCGCGCAACCCGCGTGCACGGGCCATCGTGCACTATGACGAGCGCGGCGCGGCCTTCCATGCCTTGGGGCACGGGCGCGCCACCGGGACGCCGGCCGTCGTGGTCACCACCTCGGGCAGCGCCTTGGCCAACGTGTGGCCGGCCGTGGTGGAAGCCTCGCTGGAGCGGGTGCCGCTCTTGGTGCTGAGCGGCGACCGTCCGCCGGAGCTGCAGGACGCCGGCGCCAACCAGACCATGGACCAGGTCAAGTTCTTCGGCGGCTACGCCGCGTGGTCCGCGACTCTCCCGTGTCCTTCCACCGACGTCGATCCGGCAGTGATGCTCACCACCGTGGACCAGGCGGTGAGCCGCTGCCGCGGCCCGGCGGGTGGCGCGGTGCACATCAACTGCATGTTCCGCGAGCCCCTGGCGCCGACGGAGCAGGTGCAGGACTTCGAGGCGTATCTGGAACCGGTGCGCGCATGGCACGACGGCGGCCATGCCTACACCCGCTATGAGAGCGCGCCGCTCCGCCGCGCACCGGAGTTGCCGGTGGAACTGGCGGAGTTGGTCGCGCGCCGTCCCCGCGGTCTCCTGGTGGCCGGCGGGTTGGCGAGCGCGACGGAGTGCGTGGCGGTGGCCGGTCTTGCCGGGGCGCTCGGCTGGCCTTTTCTTCCCGATGTGACCTCGGGGCTCCGCCTCGACGGCAACACGGCTACGCTGGTGCCCTATCATGAGGTCCTGCTCGGGTCCACGGAGTTCATGCGGGACCATCCCGTCGAGGCCGTGATCCACCTCGGCGGACGGTGGACTTCGAGACGGTTGCCGGACTACCTGGAGGTGGCCCCCCCCAAGGACTACGTGGTGGTGAACGAGCAGCCCGACCGCGTCGACCCGATTCACCGGGCGACACTCCGGTTCCGGCTCCCGGTGGCGGAGTTCTGCGAAGCCTTGAGGGCACTGGTCGGGAATGCCGGAACGGCGGTCGATGCCGCGAGCGGCACGGCGCCCAAGGAAACCGGCGGCGCCCCGGACACGGGCTGGCTTGCGAGTTGGCGGCAGGCGTCGGAACACGTTGGCGCACGCCTAGATGAACTGTTGACCCGGGACCGGACCCTGAACGAGCCCAAGGTCGCGCGGCTCGTTTCGCGCCATATCGGCGGCGGCGAAGGCTTGTATCTAGCGTCCAGCATGCCGGTCCGCGACATGGACACCTTCGGCTGCCCGCGGCCGGACCCGGTGGTGGTGGCGGCCAACCGCGGCGCCAGCGGCGTGGACGGCACCATCGCCACGGCCACGGGATTCGCCCGGGGTCTGGGCAAGTGCGTCACCCTCGTGATCGGCGACCAAGCGTTCCTGCACGACCTGAACTCCCTCGGCCTGTGCCGCTCCCTGGACCACCCGTTCGTCATCGTCGTGTTGAACAACGACGGCGGCGGGATCTTCTCGTTTCTTCCCATCGCCCGTTTCCAGGATGTCTTCGAGCCCTACTTCGGCGCTTCCCACGGCATGACCTTCGAGCATGCCGCGGCGTTGTTCGGCCTCGAATACGCCGGACCGTCCACTGCGGACGAGTTCGTGGACGCCTATGCGCAGGCGAGGGGGCGAGGCGGAGCCACGGTGATCGAGGTGCGGACCGCGCGGCAGGACAACGTCGACCTGCACGCGAGCCTGCGGAGGGAGGCGTTGGAGGGGCTCACGTCGATTTCATGTCGAACTTGA
- the iolC gene encoding 5-dehydro-2-deoxygluconokinase, producing MKRVLDVIAIGRSSVDLYGAQVGGRLEDMRSFRKYIGGSPTNTAAGAARLGLRSAVITRVGDEHMGRFIREQLRAEGVDVRGVITDPERLTALVLLGIRDQERFPLIFYRENCADMALSPDDIDPDFIAEARCVLASGTHLSHPRTEAATLRALDLARASGAKTVLDLDYRPNLWGLSGHGDGENRFIESAAVTAKLQSTLARFDVIVGTEEEFHVAGGTSDTLAALARVRDVSDATLVCKRGAAGASAFEGPIPASLDDGVSGQSFAVEVFNVLGAGDGFMAGLLKGWLTGEDWSGTLRIANACGALAVSRHGCTPAYPSEVELRDFLENGPSTPAVRHDARLEQIHWATNRAKAWPVMHVFAFDHRAQFEDMARDHDAGARHGGTGPEHSGAGPEHGSAGLDRISATPERRNAGRERIGAFKRLCLEAALRVADGRDGYGILCDGRLGRDALFAAVGTGLWIGRPVERPGSRPLRLEIGDDFGSALAEWPAEHVVKALCFYHPDDPKELRADQESTVRRLAEAARANALDFLLEIIPSKFGPVDETTTAAVIERFYAVGVFPDWWKLEPMVSDAAWQRAGAAIESNDPHCRGIVVLGLDAPFDELQASFQVAARHEMVKGFAVGRTIFGKVARAWMAGGMDDEEAVARMAENFAKLCEAWDEARARGR from the coding sequence GTGAAACGGGTACTGGACGTCATTGCCATCGGCCGCTCGTCGGTGGACCTCTACGGCGCCCAGGTAGGCGGGCGCCTGGAGGACATGCGGTCGTTCCGCAAGTACATCGGCGGCTCGCCCACCAACACCGCCGCCGGCGCCGCGCGGCTGGGCCTGCGGTCCGCGGTGATCACGCGGGTCGGCGACGAGCACATGGGTCGCTTCATCCGCGAGCAACTGCGGGCCGAAGGCGTGGATGTCCGCGGCGTCATCACCGACCCGGAGCGGTTGACCGCACTGGTGCTGCTGGGCATCCGCGACCAGGAACGCTTCCCGCTGATCTTCTACCGCGAGAACTGCGCCGACATGGCGCTGTCGCCGGACGACATCGACCCGGACTTCATCGCCGAGGCCCGTTGCGTGCTGGCCTCCGGCACCCACCTGTCCCATCCGCGCACCGAGGCCGCCACCCTGCGGGCGCTGGACCTGGCACGCGCGTCGGGGGCGAAGACCGTCCTCGACCTCGACTACCGGCCCAACCTGTGGGGGCTTTCCGGACACGGCGACGGCGAGAACCGCTTCATCGAGTCGGCCGCGGTCACCGCCAAGCTGCAGAGTACCCTGGCGCGCTTCGACGTGATCGTGGGCACGGAGGAGGAGTTCCACGTCGCCGGCGGCACGTCCGACACCTTGGCGGCGCTGGCCCGGGTGCGCGACGTGTCGGACGCGACCCTGGTGTGCAAGCGCGGCGCCGCGGGCGCCAGCGCCTTCGAGGGGCCGATCCCCGCGAGCCTCGACGACGGGGTGAGCGGCCAGTCGTTCGCGGTGGAGGTGTTCAACGTGCTGGGCGCGGGCGACGGCTTCATGGCCGGGCTCCTCAAGGGCTGGCTCACAGGGGAGGACTGGTCCGGGACCCTGCGCATCGCCAACGCCTGCGGCGCGCTGGCGGTGTCCCGCCACGGCTGCACGCCGGCGTATCCCAGCGAGGTGGAACTGCGCGACTTCCTGGAGAACGGACCGTCAACCCCGGCCGTGCGCCACGACGCGCGCCTGGAGCAGATCCACTGGGCCACGAACCGGGCCAAGGCATGGCCCGTCATGCACGTGTTCGCCTTCGATCATCGCGCGCAGTTCGAGGACATGGCGCGGGATCACGATGCCGGGGCGAGGCACGGCGGCACCGGGCCGGAACACAGCGGCGCTGGCCCGGAGCACGGCAGCGCCGGTCTGGACCGCATCAGTGCCACGCCGGAGCGCCGCAACGCCGGCCGGGAGCGCATCGGCGCGTTCAAGCGCCTGTGCCTGGAGGCCGCGCTCCGGGTCGCGGACGGCCGCGACGGCTACGGCATCCTGTGCGACGGCCGCCTGGGCCGCGACGCGCTCTTTGCGGCGGTGGGCACCGGCCTGTGGATTGGGCGCCCGGTGGAGCGGCCCGGTTCGCGCCCGCTCAGGCTGGAGATCGGCGACGACTTCGGCTCCGCGCTGGCGGAATGGCCCGCCGAGCACGTGGTGAAGGCTCTCTGCTTCTACCACCCGGACGACCCGAAGGAGCTGCGCGCCGACCAGGAGTCTACCGTCAGACGGCTGGCCGAGGCCGCCCGCGCCAACGCGCTGGACTTCCTGCTGGAGATCATCCCGTCAAAGTTCGGACCCGTGGACGAGACAACCACGGCCGCCGTCATCGAGCGGTTCTACGCGGTGGGGGTCTTCCCCGACTGGTGGAAGCTGGAGCCCATGGTCTCGGACGCCGCCTGGCAAAGGGCCGGCGCCGCCATCGAGAGCAACGACCCGCACTGCCGCGGCATCGTGGTCCTGGGCCTGGACGCACCTTTCGATGAGTTGCAAGCAAGCTTCCAGGTGGCCGCCAGACACGAAATGGTGAAAGGGTTCGCCGTTGGGCGCACTATCTTCGGGAAGGTAGCACGTGCCTGGATGGCCGGAGGCATGGACGATGAGGAAGCGGTGGCGCGCATGGCTGAGAATTTCGCGAAGCTTTGTGAAGCCTGGGACGAAGCGCGAGCCCGCGGACGGTAA
- the iolD gene encoding 3D-(3,5/4)-trihydroxycyclohexane-1,2-dione acylhydrolase (decyclizing) — protein sequence MSTIRLTAAQALVRYLTAQTNEDGERFVAGVWAIFGHGNVAGLGEALYRAGDALPTWRGHNEQGMAHAAIAFAKASNRKRAMAVTSSIGPGATNMVTAAAVAHVNRLPVLFLPGDVFANRLPDPVLQQVEDFADGTVSANDCFRPVSRYFDRITRPEQLLTALPRAMATLIDPAACGPVTLALCQDVQAEAYDYPEAFFEPRTWIMRRQRPDARELERGAQALRAAKAPLIIAGGGVHYSDACETLAAFAERRGIPVAETQAGKSALPWTHPCSVGAIGVTGAESANAIARTADLILAVGTRLQDFTTGSWSLFQNPDARLLTINAAAFDATKHGAVAVVGDARTTLEELDEALGDRVFAPPGEGLKADWDRAAEAVTAAAGDDALPTDAQVIGAVQRNMSDNGIVVCAAGGLPGELHKLWRSPRRGDYHLEYGYSCMGYEIAGGLGVKMARPNADVVVVVGDGSYMMLNSELATSVMLGLKLTVVVLDNRGFGCINRLQLATGGASFNNLLDTARHQTPSAIDFAAHAASMGAIATHVDGIESLEAALAEARSAERTSVIVIDTDARAGTQAGGHWWDVAVPEVSDRAEVTAARESYEAALKKRR from the coding sequence ATGAGCACGATCCGACTGACGGCGGCGCAGGCGCTGGTGCGCTACCTGACCGCCCAGACCAACGAGGACGGCGAGCGCTTCGTGGCCGGGGTGTGGGCGATTTTCGGGCACGGCAACGTGGCCGGGCTGGGCGAGGCCCTGTACCGGGCCGGTGACGCGCTGCCCACGTGGCGCGGGCACAACGAGCAGGGCATGGCGCACGCGGCCATCGCCTTCGCCAAGGCCAGCAACCGCAAGCGCGCCATGGCGGTGACCTCCTCCATCGGCCCCGGCGCCACCAACATGGTCACGGCCGCGGCGGTGGCGCACGTGAACCGCCTGCCGGTGCTGTTCCTGCCCGGGGACGTGTTCGCCAACCGCCTGCCCGATCCCGTGCTGCAGCAGGTGGAGGATTTCGCGGACGGCACGGTCAGCGCCAACGACTGTTTCCGCCCGGTGAGCCGTTACTTCGACCGCATCACCCGTCCGGAGCAACTGCTCACCGCACTGCCGCGCGCCATGGCGACGCTCATCGACCCGGCCGCGTGCGGCCCGGTGACCCTCGCCCTGTGTCAGGACGTCCAGGCCGAAGCATATGACTATCCCGAAGCGTTCTTCGAGCCGAGGACCTGGATCATGCGCCGGCAACGGCCGGACGCGAGGGAGTTGGAGCGCGGCGCCCAGGCCTTGCGGGCCGCAAAGGCACCGTTGATCATCGCCGGTGGCGGCGTGCACTACTCGGATGCGTGCGAGACACTGGCCGCGTTCGCGGAGCGTCGCGGCATCCCGGTGGCCGAGACCCAGGCGGGCAAGTCGGCGTTGCCGTGGACGCACCCGTGCAGCGTGGGCGCCATCGGCGTCACCGGTGCCGAGAGCGCCAACGCGATCGCCCGGACCGCGGACCTGATCCTCGCGGTGGGAACCCGCCTCCAGGACTTCACCACCGGCTCCTGGAGCCTCTTCCAGAACCCGGACGCGCGGCTGCTGACCATCAACGCGGCGGCGTTCGACGCGACCAAGCACGGCGCCGTGGCCGTGGTGGGTGACGCGCGAACGACCTTGGAAGAATTGGACGAGGCCTTGGGAGACCGCGTCTTCGCCCCGCCGGGCGAGGGGCTCAAGGCCGACTGGGACCGCGCCGCCGAGGCCGTTACCGCGGCAGCCGGCGATGACGCCCTGCCTACGGACGCCCAGGTCATCGGCGCGGTGCAGCGGAACATGAGCGACAACGGCATCGTGGTGTGCGCCGCCGGCGGCCTGCCCGGCGAGCTGCACAAGCTGTGGCGCTCCCCCCGCCGCGGCGACTACCACCTGGAATACGGCTATTCGTGCATGGGCTACGAGATCGCCGGCGGACTGGGGGTCAAGATGGCCCGGCCCAACGCCGACGTGGTCGTGGTGGTGGGCGACGGGTCCTACATGATGCTGAACTCAGAGCTTGCCACCAGTGTCATGCTGGGTCTCAAGCTGACCGTCGTGGTGCTGGACAATCGGGGCTTCGGCTGCATCAACCGGCTACAACTGGCCACCGGAGGGGCCAGCTTCAACAACCTGCTGGACACCGCCCGGCACCAGACGCCGTCGGCCATCGATTTCGCCGCCCATGCCGCTTCCATGGGAGCCATCGCGACGCACGTGGACGGCATCGAGTCCCTTGAAGCCGCCCTGGCCGAAGCCCGCTCTGCGGAGCGGACTTCCGTGATCGTCATCGACACCGACGCGCGGGCCGGCACTCAGGCCGGGGGCCATTGGTGGGACGTGGCGGTCCCCGAGGTGTCGGACCGGGCCGAGGTGACGGCGGCGCGCGAGTCTTATGAGGCAGCGCTGAAGAAGCGCCGGTGA
- the menH gene encoding 2-succinyl-6-hydroxy-2,4-cyclohexadiene-1-carboxylate synthase translates to MSNLTDTELRDPYRLRYEVRGNSRNLDAALLFLHGFMGSGRDWMETVEALPESRCILVDLPGHGLSADCPVDFYPMPRVALALFAVLDELGVGQCIPVGYSMGGRLALYLALTHPDRCRGVIVESGSPGLDSEEERDNRRKWDDSKASELERQGLDAFLEDWYWQPLFHSIRRNETRFAALMERRRHNDMTGLARSLRLMGTGSQPSLWSQVSGVRFPWLAVAGELDPRYGKTLRDMVSLSEKGRLVTIPDAGHNTHFENPEAFCRALREFLHPTTPGFPHSRE, encoded by the coding sequence ATGTCGAACTTGACGGACACCGAATTGCGCGATCCATACAGACTCCGTTACGAGGTCCGGGGCAATAGCCGGAACCTGGACGCGGCGCTCCTGTTTCTTCACGGCTTCATGGGCTCGGGGCGGGACTGGATGGAGACGGTGGAGGCGTTGCCGGAGAGCCGCTGCATCCTCGTGGATCTCCCGGGCCACGGGTTGAGCGCCGATTGCCCCGTCGACTTCTATCCGATGCCTCGGGTGGCACTCGCATTGTTTGCGGTGCTGGACGAGTTGGGGGTCGGGCAGTGCATCCCGGTGGGCTATTCCATGGGCGGGCGCTTGGCGCTCTACTTGGCATTGACGCACCCGGACCGTTGCCGCGGTGTGATCGTGGAATCGGGCTCTCCCGGACTGGACTCGGAGGAAGAACGCGACAACCGGCGGAAGTGGGACGATTCCAAGGCATCGGAGCTGGAACGGCAGGGTCTGGACGCCTTTCTGGAGGACTGGTACTGGCAGCCGCTGTTCCATTCTATCCGCCGGAACGAAACTCGCTTCGCGGCGCTGATGGAGCGGCGCCGGCATAACGACATGACGGGCTTGGCCCGGTCTCTGCGCCTCATGGGGACCGGCTCCCAGCCTTCTCTATGGTCCCAGGTCTCCGGGGTGCGGTTCCCGTGGCTGGCCGTGGCCGGCGAGTTGGACCCTCGCTACGGAAAAACCCTGCGGGATATGGTAAGCCTCTCGGAAAAGGGCAGGCTCGTGACCATCCCGGACGCGGGCCACAACACGCATTTCGAGAACCCCGAGGCATTCTGCCGCGCCCTGCGGGAGTTCCTTCACCCCACCACCCCTGGATTCCCGCATTCGCGGGAATGA
- a CDS encoding Gfo/Idh/MocA family oxidoreductase — protein sequence MRTIGVGLIGTGFMGKCHTLAYRSVRAVFDTPLSPRLVSVCDRQAAVAEHHAARCGFEKATDDWRAVVDDPEVDVVSITTPNKLHCEMALAALAAGKHVYCEKPLALTLDEADRMAAAAAKAAGKTIVGYAYTCNPLYQHARALVGSGAIGRPLFFRGVCDEDFQADPELPWTWRSAKAEAGLGVLGDMMCHLVSMADGLLGPIDSVLADCRIHYATRPAAGGGERLAVENEDVASALVTFESGVTGMISSSRAAWGRKNHLAWELHGDAGMLVQDQERMNELRIYRNEGPKSDQGFKTILAGPAHEPYGNFCPAPGHGLGFNDLKTIELANLLQAIADDVPAWPDFAAALRFERVIHAIARSAEKGTRVLPGSLAASSPI from the coding sequence ATGCGCACTATCGGAGTCGGTCTGATCGGCACGGGCTTCATGGGCAAGTGCCATACGCTCGCTTACCGTTCGGTCCGGGCGGTGTTCGACACGCCGCTGTCGCCGCGCCTGGTCTCCGTGTGCGACCGGCAGGCGGCCGTCGCAGAGCACCACGCCGCGCGATGCGGTTTCGAGAAGGCCACCGATGACTGGCGCGCCGTGGTGGACGACCCCGAGGTCGACGTCGTCTCCATCACCACCCCGAACAAGCTCCATTGCGAGATGGCGCTGGCTGCGCTGGCGGCGGGGAAGCACGTCTATTGTGAGAAACCCCTGGCCCTGACCCTGGACGAGGCCGACCGCATGGCCGCCGCCGCGGCCAAGGCCGCGGGCAAGACCATCGTCGGCTACGCCTATACTTGCAATCCATTGTACCAGCATGCGCGCGCGCTGGTCGGTTCCGGCGCCATCGGGCGTCCGCTGTTCTTTCGCGGCGTGTGCGACGAGGACTTCCAGGCCGATCCGGAGCTGCCGTGGACCTGGCGGTCGGCCAAGGCCGAGGCCGGCCTCGGCGTGCTCGGAGACATGATGTGTCACTTGGTCAGCATGGCCGACGGCCTGCTGGGACCCATCGACAGCGTTCTCGCCGATTGCCGCATCCACTACGCCACCCGTCCCGCCGCCGGCGGCGGGGAACGGCTCGCGGTGGAAAACGAGGATGTCGCATCCGCGCTGGTCACCTTCGAGAGCGGCGTGACCGGGATGATCTCATCGTCGCGCGCGGCGTGGGGGCGCAAGAACCACCTTGCGTGGGAGCTTCACGGTGACGCCGGAATGCTGGTCCAGGACCAGGAACGCATGAACGAACTGCGGATCTACCGGAACGAGGGGCCCAAGAGCGACCAGGGTTTCAAGACCATCCTGGCGGGACCGGCGCACGAGCCCTACGGGAACTTCTGCCCCGCCCCCGGCCACGGACTGGGCTTCAACGACCTCAAGACCATCGAGCTGGCCAACCTCCTTCAGGCCATCGCGGACGACGTGCCGGCTTGGCCCGATTTCGCCGCCGCCCTGCGCTTCGAGCGCGTCATCCATGCCATCGCGCGGTCGGCGGAGAAGGGGACCCGGGTTCTTCCCGGGTCCCTCGCCGCTTCGAGTCCGATCTGA
- a CDS encoding 1,4-dihydroxy-2-naphthoate polyprenyltransferase: MAQDTRPEPPGAVAVWILAARPKTLWASISPVVIGIAMAFGDGGFHAPAALVALACSVLIQVATNFANDLFDYEKGADTEARQGPMRVTQAGLVTPGMMKRGIFAVLMLTLLGGLYLIWRGGWPAALIGVLSVTAGLLYTGGPRPLGYLGLGDLFVLIFFGPVAVAGTYYVQALTVNATVIVAGLAPGLLSVAILAVNNLRDADEDRATGKLTLAVRFGPGFTRAEYIIAVVVACLLPLLLYLSSGQHPYSVAAVAVVVVALPAFRRLFSVEGPLLNPVLAYTARLLLLYSAVFSIGWVF; encoded by the coding sequence GTGGCACAGGACACGCGCCCCGAGCCGCCAGGCGCCGTCGCGGTCTGGATCCTGGCGGCAAGACCCAAGACCCTCTGGGCCTCCATCTCCCCGGTGGTCATCGGCATTGCCATGGCCTTCGGCGACGGCGGGTTCCACGCGCCCGCGGCGCTGGTGGCGCTGGCGTGCTCGGTGCTGATACAGGTCGCCACCAACTTCGCCAACGACCTCTTCGACTACGAGAAGGGCGCGGACACCGAGGCCCGGCAGGGGCCAATGCGTGTCACGCAGGCCGGACTCGTAACCCCCGGCATGATGAAGCGCGGTATCTTCGCGGTGCTGATGCTCACCTTGCTTGGGGGCCTCTACCTCATCTGGCGCGGCGGATGGCCGGCCGCCCTCATCGGCGTCCTCTCGGTGACGGCCGGGCTGCTCTACACCGGTGGACCGCGTCCGTTGGGGTACCTGGGTCTGGGCGACTTGTTCGTGTTGATCTTCTTCGGCCCGGTGGCGGTAGCCGGCACCTACTACGTGCAGGCCCTGACCGTCAACGCCACGGTTATCGTCGCCGGCTTGGCTCCGGGGCTCCTGTCCGTCGCCATCCTCGCGGTCAACAACCTCCGCGACGCGGACGAAGACCGCGCGACAGGCAAGCTCACGCTTGCGGTGCGCTTCGGCCCGGGCTTCACCCGCGCCGAATACATCATCGCCGTGGTAGTGGCTTGCCTGCTGCCGCTGCTGCTCTACCTCTCCTCGGGTCAACACCCCTATTCGGTGGCCGCCGTCGCCGTGGTCGTGGTGGCGCTGCCGGCGTTCCGCCGCCTCTTCTCCGTCGAAGGCCCGCTGTTGAACCCTGTCCTCGCTTACACTGCCCGGCTGCTCTTGCTTTACAGCGCCGTGTTCTCTATCGGTTGGGTCTTTTAA
- a CDS encoding isochorismate synthase codes for MTETLRQRVARECAQGGPSGIARVEAVIPCTDPLSWLRAQDGSAVRLYWADRDGEHEVVGVGAADLVARADADGIDLPFGQVRRRLEGAAPGARYFGGLRFSGKTPVDAAWREFDGCGFVLPRFELSRRGSESVLACQWLRSAATVAGLMAECDALVFAASEDGRVHPAATGRLDLPGRTGWDAAVTETLDLVSKGDLDKVVLARKSTFSFADCLDPLACLQALMPETERCYRFCFVPGTGRGFLGASPERLYRREGRRILCDALAGTRTRGDGASQDRQLEQDLMGSEKERREQDYVVRGIRESLAPLCSALNAGADPSVMKLRNWQHLMSRFEGVLRDGVGDADLLKALHPTPAVGGYPTGPALREIEKREPFDRGWYGGPVGWVGHDSAEFAVAIRSALVEGAALSVFAGAGIVAGSVPGDEWAELDYKIRHFTRALNLPR; via the coding sequence TTGACCGAGACATTGCGGCAGAGGGTCGCCCGGGAATGCGCCCAAGGGGGGCCGTCCGGCATTGCCCGCGTGGAAGCCGTGATCCCGTGCACCGACCCTTTGAGTTGGCTGCGGGCCCAGGACGGGTCTGCTGTCAGGCTGTACTGGGCCGACAGGGACGGCGAGCATGAAGTCGTTGGAGTCGGCGCCGCCGATCTGGTAGCGCGCGCCGATGCGGACGGGATCGACCTCCCGTTCGGGCAGGTCCGCCGGCGCCTCGAAGGCGCGGCGCCCGGGGCGAGATACTTCGGCGGTCTTCGTTTCTCCGGGAAAACTCCAGTGGATGCGGCGTGGCGGGAGTTCGACGGCTGCGGGTTCGTGTTGCCGCGCTTCGAGTTGAGCCGCAGGGGGTCCGAAAGCGTGCTCGCGTGCCAGTGGCTGCGTTCGGCGGCCACGGTCGCTGGGTTGATGGCCGAGTGCGACGCGCTGGTTTTCGCGGCTTCCGAAGACGGCCGCGTCCACCCCGCGGCGACCGGGCGCCTGGATCTGCCCGGCCGAACGGGATGGGATGCCGCCGTGACCGAGACCCTCGATCTCGTTTCCAAGGGCGATCTTGACAAGGTCGTCCTGGCCCGGAAATCCACCTTCAGCTTCGCGGACTGCCTGGATCCTCTGGCCTGCCTGCAGGCATTGATGCCGGAGACGGAACGCTGCTACCGGTTCTGCTTCGTCCCCGGAACCGGGCGGGGGTTCCTCGGGGCGTCGCCGGAGCGACTGTACCGCCGCGAGGGGAGACGTATCCTGTGCGACGCCCTCGCGGGCACGCGCACGCGCGGCGACGGCGCGTCGCAGGACCGGCAACTGGAACAGGATCTCATGGGGAGCGAGAAGGAGCGGCGCGAGCAGGACTACGTGGTCCGGGGCATCCGCGAGAGCTTGGCGCCGCTGTGCAGCGCGCTGAACGCCGGAGCCGATCCGTCCGTGATGAAGCTGCGCAACTGGCAGCATCTCATGAGCCGCTTCGAAGGCGTGTTGCGCGACGGCGTGGGCGACGCCGACCTGCTCAAGGCCCTGCACCCGACCCCGGCGGTGGGCGGCTATCCCACGGGTCCTGCGCTCCGGGAGATCGAAAAGAGGGAACCCTTCGATCGGGGCTGGTACGGCGGCCCGGTGGGCTGGGTGGGACACGATAGCGCCGAGTTCGCCGTGGCGATACGATCCGCGCTCGTGGAGGGCGCCGCGCTTTCGGTGTTCGCCGGAGCCGGGATCGTGGCCGGATCGGTGCCCGGAGACGAGTGGGCGGAGCTGGACTACAAGATCCGCCACTTCACCCGGGCGTTGAACCTTCCGCGATGA